The following is a genomic window from candidate division TA06 bacterium.
TATGGCATATTCGTATGAGTTGAATGGCAAAATACCCATATCCTTGGAAAACCTGGTTAATATTCTTATGCCTTCCAATTTTTCGTCAATTTCCAGCAATAGCGGCAGTTTATTTTTCCGGCGGTTGGCCGCCAGTATTTTCTCCAGCGTTTCCACCATGTCCGTTTCCAGCTTTACGGCTATGGAAAACCGGCAGGATTTGGGGAATTTTTGGGTGTGCTTAAACAGCCACAGACCAAAATCATAGCTCTTGGTAAAAATTATCAGTTCTTCATTGGGCATAAATTTTTTCCTGCGCTCTTCCCCCAAAGGGAAAGAGCGCATTTCTGGGGTTCCCAGATTTTCAGATTACAGATTTCCAGATATTCAATTTTTGCT
Proteins encoded in this region:
- the avd gene encoding diversity-generating retroelement protein Avd — protein: MIIFTKSYDFGLWLFKHTQKFPKSCRFSIAVKLETDMVETLEKILAANRRKNKLPLLLEIDEKLEGIRILTRFSKDMGILPFNSYEYAIKNLEEIGRLLGGWIKQQKLV